The nucleotide sequence GGGTCTGAGTCGAGCACGAACTGAACTTTGTCGCCGGTGCGACGCAGCACGTAAATGTAGGCAATATCAGGGTTCGAGCCAACCAGTTCACGCAGCCGTGTAATCCCCTCACGGTAGGCGGGGTTGTCCTTGTCGGCGACCGTCAACAGCTGATCAAGCTCCGTTGGACTGAACGTGCGTGAGAGCAATCCGGTGCTGTACTGCAACCGCGCCTGCAGGCTGCCGAGCAAGGTGTCGATCGCGCTTTGGTAGAAGTAACTGCCGATGCTGCCAGACACCAGCACGACGGCAAGAAAGTGACTGAAGAACAGTTTTTGTCGGGTCGAGAATGTCATGCGCGGGTCTTTGTCGCAGCGCAGGAACGCCGCCGCAAGCCCGTAGGCCCCGGGCCTAAAACACTTTCTCGCCGCCCGGCCGCGGCGGCGGCGGCCGCAGCGTCAGAGCCACGTAATACGCGCCCACGGTAAACGCGGCGCACAGCAGCACGAACCAGTCGCCATGCTGCGTGTAGAAACTCTGCTGCCCGCGCCACGCGAGGTCGCGGTTGACGGTCACGGTCTGGCCGCCGCGGAAATAAACGCTGTCCGCCGCGCTGCGCAGCGTGGCCCGGATGGTGCCGTACTCGTCGATCCAGCCGCTCCAGCCGCCGTTGCCGACGCGGATGACCGGCCGGCGGTTCTCCACCGCCCGCAGCACCGAATGGGCCGCGTGCTGGTAGGCCGCGCCGCCCTCGCCGAACCAGGCGTTGTTCGTCAGCACAGCCAGCACCTCGGCGCCCGCCTGCACGCTCTCCCGCGCCAGGTTGGGGAAAATGTCCTCATAACAGATCAGCACGCCCACCGGCACCCGGCCGGTGGTGCCGGGCAGGGACAGCGGCGCGGCGGAAAGACCCGGCGTGAAATCACCGCCAATGGGGGCCACTTTCTCCAGCCAGCCGAGCACCGGGCGCAGCGGGATGTATTCCCCGAAGGGCACGAGCTTCCGCTTGGTGTAGTGTTTGGCGGATAACCCGCCGACCGGATCCACGACAAAGGCGCCGTTGTGCCAGCTGTCCGGGTCCTCGCCCGGCATGGCCGCGGCCACCGAGCCGAACAACAGCGGCTTGCCGGTCTTGCGCGTCACCTGCTGCAACCAGTCCTGCACGTTCGCATCCTGATACAGTGCCCACGGCGTGACCGCCTCGGGCCAGAGGATGAAGTCGGGCGCCCCGCGGTCGTTGGCGGCCACCGTTACCTCGTCCAGCGTCGCCAGCACGCTGCTCGCGAAAGCCTCGTCCCACTTCTGGGTCTGCGGGATGTAGGGCTGCACCAGCGCCACCTTGGCGAGCTTGACCCGCTGGCCGCCCATCAGGCCAGTGAGGAACGGAAACGAACCGCCGATGAGCAGGAGCAGCGCGACCATGAACTCCGGGCTGCGCTTCCGCAGGCCAGTCATGCCCTCGAAGAAAATCCGGTGGGCGTAGGCCGCCACGCCGAGGCCGAAAAACACCAGCAGGAAGGACACGCCCCAGGCGCCCGTGATCGAGGCACTCTGCAGCACGAGCGGACGCTGCCACTGGCTCGCGGCGAGCGGCAGCCATGGAAACCCGCCGAAGAGCACGCTGCGCAGCCACTCCAGCATGACCCACAGGCCCGCCAGACCCAGCAGCACGATCACCCGCACGACCACCGGATGCCCGGCCAGCCGCGGCACCGCCCACCACGCGGCCAGGAACCAGACCCCGACCAGCAGCCCGACAAAGGGCCCGAGCATGAAGAGGCCGGCCCACGTCACATGGTGGAGCCAACCGAGCAACACGGTCCAAGCCACCACCTGGGAACCCAGGGTGGCCCAGGCAAAGTGGCGGAACGACGGCCGGCGGTAGGCCCACAGCACCGCGGGCACGACCAGCGCATAGGCGGCCTCGCCGGCGTTGACGGGGGGAAACGCGACGACCGTGAACAACAGCGTGGACGCAAACACGGCTAGGCCCCACGCGAGTTGCGGGTACCGTTCCCACAGGGTCGGGCGCGGCGCGTACGGGTCGGACAGGTCGATCGGGGCGGTCATGGTCACAATTGCGGCAACACGGCCGGCAAGTCGGCGAGACTCGTGATCTGGCGGAAACGCGGCAGCGCCGCGGGGTCGATCTCCACGTGCTCGTGCTGCCAGGTGACGTGATAGGGCACGTGCACGCCGGCGCCGCCGAGCTGGAGCACGGGCAGGATGTCGGACTTGAGTGAGTTGCCTACCATCGCGAACTCGTCCAGCGCCACGCCGTGGCGGCGCAGCACGCGCTCGTAGGCGGGGCCGTCCTTTTCGCTCAGGATCTCGATCGCGTGGAAATGGGCGGCCAGGCCCGAGGCGGCTACCTTGCGTTCCTGGTGGTGCAGGTCGCCCTTGGTGATCAGCAGCAGGCGATAGTCCCGCGCCAGCGCGGGCACCACTGCGGCGACGCCCGCCAGCAACTCGACCGGATGCGCGAGCATCTCCCGTCCCGTGGCCAGGATCTCCTCGATCTCGCCGGCCGTGACCTGGCCGCGCGTCAGGGTGATGGCCGTCTCGACGCAGCTGAGGGTGTAGCCCTTCACGCCGTAGCCATAAAGGCCGAGGTTCTTCATCTCGGTGGCGAAGAGCACGCGGTCCACCTCGGCCCGCGGGTGGTATTTCGCCAGCAGGGCCCGGTAGCGCTCATGGGCCTGCTCGAAGATATCCTCGTTGCGCCAGAGGGTGTCGTCGGCGTCGAAACCGATGATGCGGATCATGGGCGGGATGGTTTGGACTGGGTTTTGTAGCGACGTACCTGGCGGACGCCCGCGGGCGCCGACGAGCGACGCCCCGACACCATGACGTTAAGCCCCGTGGCAGTTCTTGAATTTCTTGCCGGAGCCGCAGGGGCACGGGTCGTTGCGGCCGACCTTGGGGGTCTCGCGACGGATCGTGACGGCCGGCAGCGTGATCTCCGGCGCGGCGGCGGCAGGCGCCTCGCCCGCGGGGGCGGCCGACGCGGCGGCGGCGCCGAGCGCGGTGGGCGCGGCAGCCGGGCCCTGCATGCGCGCGGAGCGCGAGAGGATGGCGAAGAGGTTCTCGAAGGCGTCGCGGTTGGTCGCCGAGCGGAAGAGGCTCGTGCAGATCTGCAGGCGCACGTTGTTCATCAGCTCCTCGAAGAAGCGGAAGGCCTCGCCCTTGTACTCGGACAGCGGGTCCTTCTGGCCGTAGCTGCGCAGGCCGATGGAGCGGCGCAGCTCCTCCATCTCGGTCAGGTGCTCCTGCCAGTGGTGGTCGATGGCGTTGATGACAATGTAGCGCTCGAGGCCGCCCAGGGCGGCCTGGTCCTCGACGGATTCCTTGAGGGCGTAGGCCTTGCGGATGCGCTCCACGAGGGCCTTGAGGAGCGTCTCGAGGTCGCCGGTGAGCTCGTCGACCTTGGCGCTGACGGGAAAGTGCGAGTTGAGCCAGCCGACGAGGGCCTCGAGGTTCGTGGCGTTGGCATCGCCCTTGCCGCCGTAGTTGGCGGCCTCGAGGCGGCTCGCGATCTCCTCCTCGATCATCTCGAAGATGATGTCCTTCGGGCGGTCGCTGTGCAGGGCGGCGTTGCGGATGCCGTAGATGACCTCGCGCTGCTTGTTGAGCACGTCGTCGTACTGGAGCAGGCGCTTGCGGATCGAGAAGTTCTGCTGCTCGACCTTCTTCTGCGCGGACTCGATGGAGTAGTTGAGCCACTTGTGCTCAAGCTCCTCGCCCTCCTGCATGGAGCCCTCCATGATCTTGGAGGCCAGGTTGCCCTGGAGGAAGAGGCGCATGAGGTCGTCCTCGAGCGAGAGGAAGAACTTGGTCTGGCCGGGGTCGCCCTGGCGCGAGCAGCGGCCGCGCAGCTGGCGGTCGATGCGGCGGGACTCGTGGCGCTCCGTGCCGACGACGAACAGGCCGCCGAGCTCGCGGACGCCCTCGCCCAGCTTGATGTCGGTGCCGCGGCCCGCCATGTTGGTGGCGATGGTGACGGCGCCGCGCTGGCCGGCGCGGGTGACGATCTCGGCCTCCTGCTGGTGGAACTTCGCGTTGAGGACGGTGTGGATGACGTTCGCGCGCTTCAGCATGCGGCTGAGCACCTCGGATTGCTCGACGGTGACGGTGCCGACGAGCACGGGCTGGCCGCGGGCCTGCGCCTCCTGGATCTGCTTCACGACCGCGTTGTACTTGTCGCGGCGGGTCTTGAAGATCGAGTCGTTCAGGTCGACGCGGATGCCCGGCTTGTTGGTCGGGATCTGGGTGACGGCAAGGCGGTAGATCTCGTTGAACTCGGTGGCCTCGGTCTCGGCGGTGCCGGTCATGCCCGCGAGCTTCTCGTACATGCGGAAGTAATTCTGGATCGTGACCGTGGCGTAGGTGCGCGTCTCGCGCTCGATCGTGACGTTTTCCTTGGCCTCGACCGCCTGGTGCAGGCCGTCGGACCAGCGGCGGCCCGACATGATGCGGCCGGTGTTCTCGTCGACGATGACGACCTTGCCTTCCTGCACGACGTATTCGACGTCGCGCTCGTAGATGGAATAGGCGCGGAGCAGCTGGGAAAGGGCGTGGATGTCCTCGGACACGACCTCGTAGCGGTTCTGGGCATCGCGCTTGGCCTGTTCCTTTTCCTCGGGCGACTTCGTGGTGTCCTTCTCGATGTCGATGAACAGGCTCGCCAGGTCGGGCAGCACGAAGGCGTCGGGATCGTCGGGGCGGAGCTTCTTGCGGCCCACCTCGGTGAGGTCGGCCTGGTGGTTCTTCTCGTCGATGACGAAGAAGAGCTCCTCCTTGTACTTGTAGAGCTCGGTCTTGTTGAAGTCGCTGTGCATCTCGACGTCGGTCTTGTCGAGGAGCTTGCGCCACTCCGGGTTTTCCTGGAGGCGGAGGAGCTGCTTGTTCTTGGGCATGCCCAGCTTGACCTGGAGCAGCTTCATCGCGGCGATCTGGCGCTCGTCGGGGGTGAGGGCCGGCTTCTCGAGCAGGTCGGAGGCGTCCTTGACGAGGTGGTTGATGAGCTTGAGCTGGGCGGCGACGAGCTGCTCGACGCCGGGCTTGAGCCGGGTGAAGGGCTGCTCGCGCTCGATCGGGGCCGGGCCGGAGATGATCAGCGGCGTGCGCGCCTCGTCGACGAGGATGGAGTCGATCTCGTCCACGATGCAGTAGAAGTGGTCGCGCTGCACCTGGTTCTCCTTGCGCGTGGCCATGCCGTTGTCGCGGAGGTAGTCGAAGCCGAACTCGGAGGCGGTGCCGTAGGTGATGTCGCGGCCGTACATCTCGCGGCGCTGCTCGGAATGCATCTGCTGCTGGATGCAGCCCACGGAGATGCCGAGGAAGTTGTAGAGGTGCCCCATCCACTCGGAGTCGCGGCGGGCGAGGTAGTCGTTGACCGTGACGAGCTGGGTGTTCTTGCCGGTGAGGGCGTTGAGGTAGAGGGGCAGCGTCGCGACGAGGGTCTTGCCCTCGCCCGTGGCCATCTCGGCGATGCGACCCTCGTGCAGGGTCATGCCGCCGATCAGCTGGACGTCGAAATGCACCATTTCCCAGACAAGCTCGTGGTCGCACACCGTGAACGAGCGGCCGCACATGCGGCGGGCGGCGTTCTTCACCGCGGCAAAGGCCTCGGGCAGGATCTGATCGAGGGTCTCGCCACCCTTCACGCGGGCGCGAAACTCCTCGGTCTTGGCCCGGAGCTGCTCCTCGGTGAGCTGCTGGTATTGCTGCTCAAACTCGTTGATCCGAGCGACGATGGGGCGGCACTTCTCGATGTATTTCCGGTGATGCCTGCCGGCGAACTTCTTAAGGATGAAACTGAGCATGGATAGGGGTTGAGTGAAACCCTCCCGCTGGGCCTTGGCAAACGGCAAATCCACTCCCTCGAAATGCATAAATCTCTGGCCGGCAGCAGTTGTGAGAAATTTCCTCCCAGTTTGCATGAAGCCTGCTAATCAAAGGCCTACCCTCCATGTCCTCCAGCAAGCCCGCCTCCCCCGCCGCCGCCCTGCCCGAACCTTTCCGCAACTACGAAACCGGGAACTTTTACGACGAGATGCTGGGCCCCGACGGCCGCGTCCGGCCCCATTACCAGCATTTCCTCAAGCATTTCGGCGAAGTGGGCCCCGAGGACTTCGCCGCCAAGCGCAACGCGGTGGACCTCGCCTTCCTCCGCCAGGGTGTGACCTTCAACGTCTACGGCGACTCCCAGGGCACGGAGCGCATCTTCCCCTTCGACCTCGTGCCGCGCATCATCCCGGCCAGCGAGTGGGAGCACCTCGAGGCCGGCCTCGTCCAGCGCATCACCGCCCTCAATCTCTTCCTGCACGACATCTACCACGAGCAGAACATCATCAAGGACGGCACCATCCCCGCCCACTACGTGATGTCGGCCAAGCATTTCCGCCGCGAGTTCATGCACGTGAAGGTGCCGCGTGACATCTACATCCACATCTGCGGCACCGACATTATCCGCGACGACAAGGGCCAGTACCTCGTCCTCGAGGACAACGCCCGCTGCCCCTCCGGGGTCAGCTACGTGCTGGAAAACCGCCGCGCCCTGAAGCGCACCTTCCCGGAGATCTTCGAGTCGGGCGGCGTCCGCCCGGTGGAGAACTATTCGCAGGAGCTGCTCAAGGTCCTGCAGCACACCGCCCCCGCCGGCGTCGCCGAGCCCACCGTCGCCCTGCTCACGCCCGGGCCCTACAATTCCGCCTACTTCGAGCACACCTACCTCGCCCGCCAGATGGGCATCGAGATCGTCGAGGGCCGCGACCTCGTGGTCCGCGACCAGCACGTGTACATGCGCACCACCAAGGGCCTCCAGCCGGTGCACGTCATCTACCGCCGCATCGACGACGACTTCCTCGACCCGACCGTCTTCCGCCGCGACTCCGCCCTCGGTGTGCCCGGCCTCGTCAACGCCTACCGCGCCGGCAAGGTCTCCCTCGCCAATTCCATCGGCACCGGCGTCGCCGACGACAAGGTGATGTATTATTTCGTCCCCCGCATCATCAAGTACTACCTCGACCAGGACCCGATCCTGCCGAACGTGCCGACCTACCTCGCCAGCGAGGAGGCCGACAAGCAGTACATGATCGAGAACCTGGACAAGCTCGTGGTGAAGGCGGCCAACGAGGCCGGCGGCTACGGCATGCTCATGGGCCCGCACGCCACCCAGGCCGAGCGCGACGAATTCCGCACCCGCATCCTCGCCGACCCCCGCAACTACATCGGCCAGCCGATGATCTCCCTCTCCCGCCATCCCACCTACTGCGGAGAGGCCGAGGGCTTCGCCGGCCGCCACATCGACCTGCGCCCCTTCATCCTCTACGGCGAAAAGACCGTCATCATCCCCGGCGGCCTCACCCGCGTCGCCCTCCGCAAGGGCTCGCTCGTCGTCAATTCCTCGCAAGGCGGCGGCAGCAAGGAATCCTGGGTCCTCTACGGCAACCACTAAGCCCCCCCTTTCCTCCCATGCTTTCCCGTGTCGCCAATTCCCTTTACTGGATGAGCCGCTACATCGAGCGCGCCGAGAGCATCGCGCGCCTCGTGGACGTGAACCTCCAGATGCTGCTCGATTTCCGCAATCTCGACGACGCCACCCTCAACGCCCACTGGATGCCCATCGTCCAGAGCTCCGGCGACGAGGAGCTCTTCCGGAAACTCTACCCAAAGACCACCGGCCAGACCGTGACCGACTTCATGGTCTTCAACCCGGCCAACCCCAACTCGATCTATTCCTCGATCGGGCAGGCCCGCGAAAATGCCCGCATGGTGCGCGACCAGATCGCCGTCGAGCTCTGGGAGGAGATCAACCGCATCTACCTGTTCCTCAATTCGCCCCGCGCGAAGAAGGAATGGCGGGAGAGCCCCTCGGACTTCTTCCACACCATCCGCAACGCCTCGCTCCTGCTCCAGGGCCTGACCGACGCCACCATCGTCCGCAACGAGGGCTGGTTCTTCATCCAGGTCGGCCGCTACCTCGAGCGCGCCGACAAGACCTCGCGCATTCTCGACGTGCGCCACGCCTCCCTCCCCCCGCGCGGTGCCCCCGACGCCCCCAGCCAGACCGACGCCCTCGGCTGGTCGGCCGTGCTCCGCTCCTGCAGCGCCTGGGATGCCTACAAGGCGCTCTACGGCGCTGAGGTCCAGCCGGCGCTCGTGGCTGAGTTCCTCCTGCTCACCGACGATTTCCCCCGCTCCGTCCGCTTCTCCGTCCGCCACCTCAACACCGTCCTCCGCCGCATCTCCGGCGTCCACGAGGGCCGTTTCAGCAATGAGGCCGAGAAACTCGCCGGCCGCCTGCTCGCCGAGCTCCAGTTCAGCACGGCCGACGACATCTTCGAGGTCGGCCTGCACAACTACATCGACATCCTGCAGGGCAAGCTCAACGCCATTGGCGAGGCCCTCTTCCAGGCCTACATCTTCCAGCCCTTCCAAACCCCCGATGAGAACGAGCTCCGCCAACAGGAGGAGCAGCAACAACAGCAGACCGGCCCCGCCGCCGACCTGTCCTGAGCCCTCCGCCGGGCTCATTTTCTCACCCCGCATGCACCCCGCATGAAACTTCACGTCCTTCACCGCACCCGTTTCAAGTACGGCGCGAACGTCCACGAAAGCTTCAACGAGGCCCGGCTGCAGCCCGTCACGGCCGGCGCGCAGGTCTGCCACAGCTTTGTCCTCAAGGTCCTGCCGACCTCCCGGCTGTCGCACTACCTCGATTTCCACCTCAACTACGTCCATCTCTTCGAGGTCAACCAGCCCCACACCGACCTGATGGTCGAGGCCAACTCCGTCGTCACCACGGGCGACGAGGCCACCCTGCCCGCCGGGCTCACGCCCGCGCCCATGTCCCGGCTCGCCGAGTGCGCCCGCCTGGAGCGCTGCTACGATTTCCTCCAGTCCAGCACCTACGTCGAGGTCTCCGCCGAGCTCTGGCGCCTGGCGATTGATGCCACCGACGGGCAGACGGATGTCTGGCAGGCCGCCCAGGCGGTCATGCGCTACATCAACCGCGAATTCCGCTACCAGCCCGCCGTCACCCACGCCCACACGCACATGCGCGAGGTGCTCGAGAAGCGTGCCGGCGTCTGCCAGGATTTCGCCCATGTCATGCTCGGCCTCTGCCGCGCGCTCAAGATCCCCGCCCGCTACGTCAGCGGCTACCTCTACAACGGTCCCGCCGACCAGCTGAAGGGCGCCCAGGCCAGCCACGCGTGGGTCGAGGTCTACGTGCTCGGCCACGGCTGGTGCGGCCTCGACCCCACCAACAACCGGGCCGCCGACAGTCACTATGTGAAGGTCGCCACCGGCCGCGACTTCGCCGACGTCTCCCCGCTGAAAGGCACCTACCGCGGCACCGCCAAGCGCGAGCTGACCGTGGACGTGCTCGTCTCACGCCTTGAGGAATCGGAAGCGACGCCGGCCGGCGCCGTCGCCGAACACGGCGGGGTTTGATCCCCGCGCGCCGCAGCCGCGACGACGCAACCTGGCTGGGCCGGACTATTTCTGCTCGGTGGGCGCCGGCCGGACCACAGCGCTTGCCTTGGGTGGCGACGGAGGGCAGGCCGGACACATGGCATCGAGCGCGCCCATGTATTTGTCCATGCAGACCGGGCACAGGCCGTGCGAGAAATCCGCGTCAGTCCGCTCGGCGATGTAGACCTCCACCTGCTGCCAGTACCCCTTCTCGTCGCGGATCTTCTTGCAGGAGGCGCAAATCGGGAGGATCCCGCGCAGCGTGTGGATTTCATCCAAGGCCTTCTGCAGCCGGTCGGCCCGGTCACGGGCTATCTCGTACAGCCGGATGTTTTCGATGACCAGCGGGTCAACCGTGCCGGGCTTCAGCGGCTCCCGTTCCACCACCACGTACTGTGATTCGACGACGCCGTTCTTGTTATCAAAGGACTTTTTTAACAGCCGCATCGACTTGCCATGCTTGTCGGCCAGATAATAGAGGCAGAGATTGAGCGGGCAGGCGAGAAACGGATTGTCGCTGATCTCGTGCAATTCCCGATAGGCGTCCACGCCGTAAAGATCGTGCCAGATGTAGTTGCTGCCGGTCTCAGCGGCTTGGACCTCGAGTTTGCCGACGAAGCCATTCCGGACGAATAAGTCGGTCAGCTTGGCCAGGTCGGCCACCTCGCCGGTTTCGGTGAACGCGAATCCGTGGCGGTTGAGGTAATCGATGATTTCCTTTCCGACATCCCGAAGGATGGAAGCCTGGGCGAACGCGTCGTATTTCGTCAGAATCTTACCGTACGAGACCAGCAGTGCCTCATACAACCGCTGCGAGAAAAGAGGCATGGCATCCGCGCCCGCCCCGCCGGGGTTAGGATCGTTGGTTGGCATGCCAGAAATATAAACCATCGGCCCCCATCGCCTTCAATCGTTAAAGCCGTAACGCCGGCCGGTGCCATCGCCGAACACGGCGGGGTTTGAACCGAGCGCAATCCCAGCGCCGGGTGGAGCGCGTTGCCCTCAACGCGCTTCCGGCGCGTGGCTACTTGCCCGGGATAACGTCCGCGTATTTCGCCCAGTCCTTGACGAGCGCGTGCACCACCGGGCTGCCCGTGCGGTATGCCGCCTCCAGGGCGGGCATCATGCCCTGGTACTCGGCCACCATGCTGTCGGCCGCGGTCTGGCCCGTGGGCGGCATCGAGAAATTGCTGCCCGTGCGCAGGAAGAGCACGCGCTGGAAATCCACTTTCTTGAGCGCAGCGAGCCGCTCGAGCGCGTTCGCGATGCCGTGGTCCTCCATGTTCGACATCGCGCAACTGCCCTTGCCGCCGGTGTAGAGCCGCGTCCAGTCGTCGGCCCATTTTTGCAGGGCCGCCCCGTGCCAGTAACGGCAGGAGCCGAAGCTATCGCCGTAGAGCACGCTGGGCGCCGCCTGCGCCGCGGGAAATCCCACATAGAGCGCCCGGTGCGCCTGGGCCTCGAGGGTGTCGTGGAGCTCCACGTTCTTCGTGAGTTCATAGGCCCATTCGACCAGGGCGGGATTGAGCGTCCAGGCCATCGGCTTCGGCGCCCAGCCAGGAATAACCGGCGGGGTCAGCGGCGTCTTGTTGCCCAGCGCCATGATGCCATAGGGCCAGTCCGCCGGGGCCTCGCGAGTGTCGATCTCGTAGGCGATGTCGCCGTCGATGACGTGCCGCGCCCACGCCGCGCTGCCCTCGGTGGCGACGTGCGGGCTGACGCCGGCGATGCCGTTCACCAGCCAGTAGGACTGCGACAGGTCGAAGCGCGGATCGAAGCCGAGCGCCTGGATCTGCAGGCTGGCGCGCACGGTGGTGCCGGACACGACGCCGTAGACCCCTTGGTCATTGAAGTGCACCGGATGATCCAGCCCGGGCACGGTCATGGTCTGCGTGAGTTTCTCGCGCTCAGCCCACAGCTGGAATTCACCCGGCTTGTCGCCCATGCTCATCCCGTACTCGAACGTGACGACGACGATGACCTTGGGGCGGATCAATTCAGCGGCGGACAGGGAAGTCATGACCAAGAGGAGAAGCGGCAGCAGCCGGGACAGGCGTGGGAGGGAGGTGAGCATGGGAAAGGCGAGCAATCGTTATGCCAGCTGTAGGGCGGGATCTCCGAATCCCGCCTCGAACGCGCCACCAGGTTCGAACGCTGGCGGGGTTCGGAGACCCCGCCCTACAACACCCTCACACCTTCGTCTTGAAGTAGGCGATGGTCTTCTTGAGGCCCTCGGCGAGCGGGACCTTGGGTTCCCACTTGAGGTGTTTCTTGGCGAGCGTGATGTCGGGCCGGCGCTGCTTTGGGTCGTCGGCGGGCAACGGTTTGTGGACGATCTTGGATTTGCTCTTCGTCAGCTTCAGCACCTGCTCGGCCAGCTCGAGCATCGTGAACTCGCCGGGGTTGCCGATGTTCACCGGACCGACGGTCTCGGTCTGGTTCATCAGGCGCACGAAGCCCTCGAGCAGGTCGTCAACGTAGCAGAAGGAGCGCGTCTGCGAGCCGTCGCCGTAGACCGTGAGGTCAATCCCTTTGAGCGCCTGGACGATGAAATTGGAAACGACGCGGCCGTCGTTCGGGTGCATGCGCGGGCCGTAGGTGTTGAAGATGCGCACGACGCGGATATCCACCTTGTTCTCGCGGTGGTAGTCGAAGAAGAGCGTCTCGGCGCAGCGCTTGCCCTCGTCGTAGCAGGAGCGGCGGCCGATGGGGTTGACGTTGCCCCAGTAGCTTTCCGGCTGCGGGTGCACCGACGGGTCGCCGTACACCTCGGACGTCGAAGCCTGGAAGACGCGCGCCTTGACCCGCTTGGCGAGGCCGAGACAGTTGATCGCCCCCATCACCGAGGTCTTCGTGGTCTTGATCGGGTTGAACTGGTAGTGCGGGGGCGAGGCCGGGCAGGCGAGGTTGTAGATCTGGTCCACCTCATACTTGAATGGGTCGGTGACATCGTGCCGGACGAACTCGAACTTCGGGTGCTTCAGCAGGTGGGCGATGTTGGACTTCGAGCCGGTGAAAAGATTGTCGAGACAGATGATCTCGTGATCTTGGGCGAGCAGCTTGTCGCACAGGTGGCTGCCCAGAAAGCCGGCCCCGCCGGTGATGAGAATGCGCATGGGAGTGGTGGAAATGAGAGGGAAAGAGATAGCAAGCAGGCAAGGCTTGGCGAGCTTCCAATCGGGGCATCCCCGATGCGGGCCGGGGGTAAACCCCGAGGATTTGCTCTGGCCACCGCGGGGGTCCGGCCCAACCCTGCCCCACCGTATGTCGCCCTTGTCCGGCCGCGTGCCGACCGCCTACCCCCCGCTCGGGCCTGCCGTTTTGTTGGTGCTGGGCGTGCTCTTCCTCCAAGCCGCGGGCGGCGTGCTGATCATGCTGCTGGCCGCCTGGGCCGGCGGGGCGATGGCGGCCGGGACCAGCGCGTTGTACAACCCTTGGAGCCTGGCCGTGATCAACACGCTGGCCATCGGCCTCATCCTCGCCGCGGGCCTCCGGGGCACGGGTGAATCCTTCGCGCGGTTTCTGATCATCCGTCCCTTCGCCCCCGGGCAGGTGCCGGCGGTCCTGCTGACCGCCGCGGGCCTGGCGGTGGTGCTCGGGGAAACGGACAACCTGATCCTGGAACTCTTACAGGCGCTGGGCTGGACGGACGGATTCTCGCCGGATCTGATCGACCTGCCGGGCCAGCCCGTGGGCAGTTTTCTCCTGCTCGTGATCGTGGCGCCCCTCACGGAGGAATACTTTTTTCGCGGCCTGCTCCTCCGCGGGCTGCTCAGCCGGCACCGGGCGCCGGTGGCGATCGGCGTCACGGCGCTGCTGTTCGGCCTCGTCCACGCCAATCTCCGACAGCTCTTCCTCGGCGCGGTCATCGGAGCCGTCTTTGGCTGGTGGTACCTGCGCAGCCGGTCCCTCGGTCCCTGCCTGATCGGCCACGCGGTCTTCAACGCCCTGGCCTGGTTCGCCCTGCTGTTTCCGTCCGAATGGGTGCCGTTCACCCATAATCAACCGGGGACCCTCATCGCGCATCAGCCAGTCTGGTTCACAGTCAGCGGGATCCTCGCCGTCGGGCTCGGGCTGGCCTGGTTTGCCCGGTATCCGGCCAGCCCGCCGCCCGCCCCCCCTACTCCGGACGCAGAGCCACTCCCGCCGCTGTTGGCCCCGCCCCCGGCTCCCTCGGCCTAGCTGCAATCCGGGCCAAACGCCTTGCCTGCGACCACCGCGTTACCTTTCCTCCGTCCACGCATGACTCCCGCCAGCGCACCCCGGGCGCCCGACGCCCTCCTGATCGTCCTGGTCGTGCTGCTGGCCGCGATCGGCCTGACCTGGGTGGTGCCAGCCGGAGAATTCGAGCGCGGCCAGTCCGGCAGCCGGACCGTCGTCGTGCCCGGGACCTACCGGAGCGTCGAGGCGCAGCCCGTGTCCTGGCACGCGGTGTTCACCGCTCCCATGAAGGGCTTCAGCGACAAAGA is from Lacunisphaera limnophila and encodes:
- the lnt gene encoding apolipoprotein N-acyltransferase, which codes for MTAPIDLSDPYAPRPTLWERYPQLAWGLAVFASTLLFTVVAFPPVNAGEAAYALVVPAVLWAYRRPSFRHFAWATLGSQVVAWTVLLGWLHHVTWAGLFMLGPFVGLLVGVWFLAAWWAVPRLAGHPVVVRVIVLLGLAGLWVMLEWLRSVLFGGFPWLPLAASQWQRPLVLQSASITGAWGVSFLLVFFGLGVAAYAHRIFFEGMTGLRKRSPEFMVALLLLIGGSFPFLTGLMGGQRVKLAKVALVQPYIPQTQKWDEAFASSVLATLDEVTVAANDRGAPDFILWPEAVTPWALYQDANVQDWLQQVTRKTGKPLLFGSVAAAMPGEDPDSWHNGAFVVDPVGGLSAKHYTKRKLVPFGEYIPLRPVLGWLEKVAPIGGDFTPGLSAAPLSLPGTTGRVPVGVLICYEDIFPNLARESVQAGAEVLAVLTNNAWFGEGGAAYQHAAHSVLRAVENRRPVIRVGNGGWSGWIDEYGTIRATLRSAADSVYFRGGQTVTVNRDLAWRGQQSFYTQHGDWFVLLCAAFTVGAYYVALTLRPPPPRPGGEKVF
- a CDS encoding HAD family hydrolase encodes the protein MIRIIGFDADDTLWRNEDIFEQAHERYRALLAKYHPRAEVDRVLFATEMKNLGLYGYGVKGYTLSCVETAITLTRGQVTAGEIEEILATGREMLAHPVELLAGVAAVVPALARDYRLLLITKGDLHHQERKVAASGLAAHFHAIEILSEKDGPAYERVLRRHGVALDEFAMVGNSLKSDILPVLQLGGAGVHVPYHVTWQHEHVEIDPAALPRFRQITSLADLPAVLPQL
- the secA gene encoding preprotein translocase subunit SecA → MLSFILKKFAGRHHRKYIEKCRPIVARINEFEQQYQQLTEEQLRAKTEEFRARVKGGETLDQILPEAFAAVKNAARRMCGRSFTVCDHELVWEMVHFDVQLIGGMTLHEGRIAEMATGEGKTLVATLPLYLNALTGKNTQLVTVNDYLARRDSEWMGHLYNFLGISVGCIQQQMHSEQRREMYGRDITYGTASEFGFDYLRDNGMATRKENQVQRDHFYCIVDEIDSILVDEARTPLIISGPAPIEREQPFTRLKPGVEQLVAAQLKLINHLVKDASDLLEKPALTPDERQIAAMKLLQVKLGMPKNKQLLRLQENPEWRKLLDKTDVEMHSDFNKTELYKYKEELFFVIDEKNHQADLTEVGRKKLRPDDPDAFVLPDLASLFIDIEKDTTKSPEEKEQAKRDAQNRYEVVSEDIHALSQLLRAYSIYERDVEYVVQEGKVVIVDENTGRIMSGRRWSDGLHQAVEAKENVTIERETRTYATVTIQNYFRMYEKLAGMTGTAETEATEFNEIYRLAVTQIPTNKPGIRVDLNDSIFKTRRDKYNAVVKQIQEAQARGQPVLVGTVTVEQSEVLSRMLKRANVIHTVLNAKFHQQEAEIVTRAGQRGAVTIATNMAGRGTDIKLGEGVRELGGLFVVGTERHESRRIDRQLRGRCSRQGDPGQTKFFLSLEDDLMRLFLQGNLASKIMEGSMQEGEELEHKWLNYSIESAQKKVEQQNFSIRKRLLQYDDVLNKQREVIYGIRNAALHSDRPKDIIFEMIEEEIASRLEAANYGGKGDANATNLEALVGWLNSHFPVSAKVDELTGDLETLLKALVERIRKAYALKESVEDQAALGGLERYIVINAIDHHWQEHLTEMEELRRSIGLRSYGQKDPLSEYKGEAFRFFEELMNNVRLQICTSLFRSATNRDAFENLFAILSRSARMQGPAAAPTALGAAAASAAPAGEAPAAAAPEITLPAVTIRRETPKVGRNDPCPCGSGKKFKNCHGA